The Manihot esculenta cultivar AM560-2 chromosome 11, M.esculenta_v8, whole genome shotgun sequence genome includes a region encoding these proteins:
- the LOC110627177 gene encoding fasciclin-like arabinogalactan protein 12 → MQHYLFSFSLLLLFLHCTNTLSQSPASAPVAAPAQAPRHQPSRRPHSSPPPPGPVDVIQILLKAGHFTAFVRLIKATHVDTQLTSQLNSSTDGITIFAPTDTAFSNLRAGAVGSLNDREKVAFVQFHILPRFLSTSDFQTLSNPVMTLAGADSRYPMTISTTDSSVNISTGLTKTSLANTVYTDKQVAIYEIDKVLLPKYLFPPAAAPAPANPAESPEIPKDVSGAISSVLHYKGVVIIGVGFVAATILSL, encoded by the coding sequence ATGCAACATTATCTTTTCTCATtttctcttctccttctcttccTGCATTGCACCAACACACTTTCCCAATCACCAGCTTCTGCACCAGTAGCTGCTCCAGCACAGGCACCAAGACACCAACCATCTCGCCGCCCTCACAGCTCCCCGCCACCACCTGGGCCAGTAGACGTGATTCAAATCCTCCTAAAGGCTGGCCACTTCACAGCCTTCGTCCGCCTTATTAAGGCCACCCATGTGGATACTCAGTTAACTTCCCAACTCAATAGCTCAACCGATGGTATAACCATCTTTGCCCCAACTGATACTGCATTTTCAAACCTTAGAGCAGGCGCTGTTGGGTCTCTAAACGACAGAGAAAAGGTGGCATTTGTGCAGTTTCATATATTACCAAGATTTCTATCAACTTCCGACTTCCAGACACTGAGTAATCCAGTAATGACACTGGCAGGAGCCGATAGTCGATACCCGATGACCATATCCACCACTGACAGTTCAGTGAATATAAGTACAGGACTCACAAAAACAAGTCTAGCTAACACTGTATACACTGATAAACAAGTTGCTATTTATGAGATTGACAAGGTTCTTCTTCCTAAATATCTCTTTCCTCCAGCAGCTGCACCGGCGCCGGCGAACCCAGCAGAGAGTCCTGAAATTCCTAAAGATGTTTCTGGGGCAATCAGCTCTGTTTTGCATTATAAAGGAGTGGTGATAATTGGAGTTGGCTTTGTTGCTGCAACAATATTATCTTTGTGA
- the LOC110627031 gene encoding fasciclin-like arabinogalactan protein 12 yields the protein MKLQSLLSFSLMLLFLHCSRILAQSPAAAPAHARSKAPAPAPPPPPPPAAAAPAPALVPVIPSKGPLNVVKVLQKAGHFTFFVRLIKTTQEDIQLFYQLNVSTDGVSIFAPTDGAFSSIIRSGTLNALSDQQKIELVQFHIIPRFLSTSQFQTVSNPLKTLAGAGQRFSLNVTTTENLVNVTTGLTNTSVSAIVYTDGKVAIYQVDKVLLPLDLFAPKPPAPAPAPPKAQKDEGAEAPVAPKDISGCIMHDNLAILGVIGVVGAIFSL from the coding sequence ATGAAGCTACAATCTCTCTTATCATTTTCACTGATGCTTCTGTTCCTCCACTGCTCCAGGATTCTAGCCCAATCACCTGCTGCAGCTCCAGCTCATGCAAGATCAAAAGCACCAGCTCCTGCTCCTCCTCCACCGCCACCACCTGCAGCTGCTGCACCAGCACCTGCTCTAGTCCCTGTGATTCCTTCAAAAGGCCCTCTCAACGTTGTCAaagttctccagaaggcaggcCACTTCACATTCTTCGTCCGTCTCATAAAAACCACCCAGGAAGATATCCAGTTGTTTTACCAGCTCAATGTTTCCACCGATGGGGTCAGCATCTTCGCCCCAACTGATGGAGCATTTTCAAGTATCATCAGATCAGGCACTCTGAATGCTCTGTCTGATCAACAAAAGATTGAGTTGGTTCAGTTTCATATAATTCCGAGATTCCTCTCGACTTCCCAGTTCCAGACTGTGAGCAACCCTTTAAAAACGCTAGCAGGAGCTGGCCAACGATTCTCACTCAATGTGACAACAACTGAGAATTTAGTGAATGTAACTACAGGACTCACTAATACAAGTGTATCAGCAATTGTCTACACAGATGGGAAAGTTGCCATTTATCAGGTTGACAAGGTGCTGCTTCCTCTAGACCTTTTCGCCCCCAAGCCTCCTGCTCCGGCGCCAGCGCCACCAAAGGCTCAGAAGGATGAAGGTGCAGAAGCTCCTGTAGCTCCGAAGGATATTTCTGGCTGTATTATGCATGATAATTTGGCGATCTTAGGAGTGATTGGCGTGGTTGGTGCAATATTTTCTTTGTAA
- the LOC110625446 gene encoding fasciclin-like arabinogalactan protein 11, protein MMKQFLFSFSLFLFFLHLTKTLALSPAAPPSPIGPANIMKILEKAGDFTTFIRLIKATHVDIQLSSQLKSSSDGITILVPSDTAFSSLKADSLNSLADKEKVELVQFHVLTQFLLFSQFDTVSNPVMTLAGSGGKLLLNITVTGNVVNITTGIDYATISDTIYSDNQVAIYQIDKVLLPFDLFAPGPASAKPAESPDNDVPKDVSKSSSLVLHYSIVLFEVGIVAVIVSL, encoded by the coding sequence ATGATGAAGCAATTTCTCTTTtcattctctctttttctcttctttcttcatttGACCAAAACTCTAGCTTTGTCACCAGCAGCACCTCCTTCACCTATTGGCCCTGCCAACATCATGAAAATCCTTGAAAAGGCAGGCGATTTCACCACTTTTATCCGCCTTATAAAAGCTACCCATGTTGATATTCAGTTATCCTCTCAACTTAAAAGCTCAAGTGATGGCATAACCATCCTTGTTCCGAGTGATACCGCGTTTTCGAGCCTTAAAGCTGACAGTTTAAACTCTCTAGCAGATAAAGAGAAGGTGGAGCTGGTTCAGTTTCATGTTCTTACACAGTTTCTGCTATTTTCCCAGTTTGATACTGTGAGTAATCCTGTAATGACACTGGCTGGATCAGGTGGAAAGTTACTACTTAACATAACAGTCACAGGGAATGTGGTGAATATAACTACAGGAATTGATTATGCAACCATTTCTGATACTATTTATTCAGACAACCAGGTTGCCATTTATCAGATCGACAAGGTGCTGCTTCCTTTCGACCTTTTTGCTCCGGGGCCGGCATCAGCAAAGCCGGCAGAGAGTCCTGATAATGATGTTCCTAAGGATGTTTCTAAATCATCAAGTTTAGTTTTGCATTATAGTATTGTCCTCTTTGAAGTTGGCATAGTTGCTGTAATAGTCTCCTTGTGA
- the LOC110626703 gene encoding zinc finger protein BALDIBIS, with protein MMSEDGFSAPSTFRGFVHQEPNLNPNPNPTTNPVKKKRNLPGTPDPDAEVIALSPKSLMATNRFICEICNKGFQRDQNLQLHRRGHNLPWKLKQRSTREVRKKVYICPENSCVHHDPSRALGDLTGIKKHYSRKHGEKKWKCEKCSKKYAVQSDWKAHSKICGTREYRCDCGTLFSRKDSFITHRAFCDALAEESARFTSVSATINANFRNDLINGAPNSNPHQSTGISQFSSVLRPEFATGSELVGDLSMVDGQKPRLPMWLDHANTQMSAIGVANNSTFLPEFVHAPQVNMFGSASSQAQWLNKYQVESFAGGSNLSVSALPRGLKEEEGNTGDLSESITSLYSSNQHQQQRNSARMSATALLQKAAQMGSTRSNPAFSTSNGIPLMSSPSLSNVTSFNSYDQSKSKETLKFLSRQPNQAAENFNELANSLSPSTPATLLGESNSNTILSTTSKDLNHFMMQANRKQHHGSSSEVEASLTRDFLGVGGETRRPFLQQELAKFASISSGMDLSQYNSGHR; from the exons ATGATGTCTGAAGATGGATTTTCTGCTCCCTCTACCTTCAGAGGCTTTGTTCATCAAGAACCAAAcctaaaccctaaccctaaccctACAACAAATCcagtgaagaagaagagaaatttACCAGGAACACCAG ATCCAGATGCAGAAGTTATTGCTTTATCACCAAAATCTCTCATGGCAACAAACCGATTCATTTGTGAAATCTGCAATAAGGGTTTCCAGAGAGACCAAAACCTTCAACTTCATAGAAGAGGTCACAATCTTCCATGGAAGCTGAAGCAAAGATCAACCAGAGAGGTTCGAAAGAAGGTATATATCTGCCCTGAAAATAGCTGTGTACATCACGATCCATCGAGAGCCCTAGGCGATCTCACAGGGATAAAGAAGCACTATAGCAGAAAACATGGAGAAAAGAAGTGGAAGTGCGAGAAATGTTCAAAGAAATACGCAGTTCAATCAGATTGGAAAGCTCATAGCAAGATCTGTGGCACCAGAGAGTACAGATGTGACTGTGGCACCCTCTTCTCCAG GAAGGATAGCTTTATCACCCACAGAGCCTTCTGTGATGCTTTAGCAGAAGAAAGTGCACGATTCACTTCTGTTTCAGCAACCATTAATGCGAACTTTAGAAATGATTTGATCAATGGAGCTCCCAACAGTAATCCGCATCAATCCACTGGGATATCCCAATTTTCATCTGTTCTTAGACCAGAGTTTGCCACAGGATCCGAGCTGGTAGGTGATCTTAGCATGGTTGATGGGCAAAAGCCAAGGCTTCCGATGTGGCTAGACCATGCCAACACTCAAATGAGCGCAATTGGTGTTGCAAACAATTCTACTTTCTTGCCCGAATTTGTTCACGCACCACAGGTGAACATGTTTGGTTCAGCATCATCGCAAGCTCAGTGGCTCAATAAGTACCAAGTAGAATCATTTGCCGGCGGCAGCAATCTCTCCGTATCTGCATTGCCACGAGGACTAAAAGAGGAAGAAGGGAACACAGGAGATCTATCTGAATCTATTACTTCTTTGTATTCAAGTAATCAGCATCAGCAGCAAAGAAACTCGGCTCGCATGTCAGCTACTGCACTTTTGCAAAAAGCAGCCCAAATGGGATCTACGAGGAGCAACCCAGCATTCAGTACCAGCAATGGAATTCCATTGATGAGCTCACCATCTCTCTCAAATGTGACAAGCTTCAACTCTTATGACCAAAGCAAAAGTAAAGAAACACTCAAGTTTCTGAGCAGGCAACCAAATCAAGCTGCGGAGAACTTCAACGAACTAGCTAACTCGCTTTCTCCTTCAACTCCAGCCACGTTGTTGGGTGAATCGAACTCGAACACAATTTTGAGTACCACCAGCAAGGACTTGAATCATTTCATGATGCAAGCAAATAGGAAGCAACACCATGGAAGCTCCAGCGAAGTAGAAGCAAGTTTAACCAGAGATTTTCTTGGTGTAGGAGGTGAAACACGGAGACCATTCCTGCAACAAGAGCTAGCGAAGTTTGCATCCATTAGTTCAGGAATGGATTTGAGCCAATATAATTCTGGGCATCGCTGA